In Mycolicibacterium mucogenicum DSM 44124, the following are encoded in one genomic region:
- a CDS encoding DUF4333 domain-containing protein, with the protein MTRSTGFIGTTVIVGVLTLQLSACTSTIKPEGAAQSVTDMVSSKTGFHPTDVKCPSGIDAKVGGEFDCTFTGPEGPYKAHLKITSVDGEKVGFDIRTNRS; encoded by the coding sequence ATGACCCGATCCACCGGTTTCATCGGCACGACCGTCATCGTCGGGGTCCTCACGCTGCAGTTGAGCGCGTGTACCTCGACCATCAAACCCGAAGGCGCCGCGCAGTCGGTGACCGACATGGTGAGCAGCAAGACCGGATTCCACCCGACCGATGTCAAGTGCCCGTCGGGCATCGACGCCAAGGTCGGCGGCGAATTCGACTGCACCTTCACGGGACCGGAAGGGCCATACAAGGCGCATCTCAAGATCACCAGCGTCGATGGCGAGAAGGTCGGCTTCGACATCAGGACGAACCGGAGCTGA